A stretch of the Oncorhynchus clarkii lewisi isolate Uvic-CL-2024 chromosome 9, UVic_Ocla_1.0, whole genome shotgun sequence genome encodes the following:
- the LOC139417273 gene encoding cytochrome c1-like produces the protein MIKVQLLLLLALVGHLCAVAHASTLVTPVELVTDSPAVPEATEALKEDDPVVTHAPSAEPEATVEDVVTDTPAAEDVVTDTPAGEETAATEAAATEVAPVETEAPAPATEAAKQEAATTNAPAIHTEAPAVPEAEATTAAEAKEAVEVEEPEEGMGSGQVVGIGIGALVAVIVVIAVVIAVVRRMGKYSP, from the exons ATGATCAAAGTTCAGCTGCTGCTTCTGCTGGCCCTGGTCGGCCACCTCTGTGCCGTCGCACACGCAA GCACACTGGTGACACCAGTAGAGCTGGTGACAGATTCCCCTGCTGTTCCCGAGGCCACCGAGGCCCTCAAAGAGGATGATCCCGTAGTCACCCATGCCCCTTCAGCTGAACCCGAAGCTACGGTCGAGGATGTCGTAACGGACACCCCTGCCGCCGAGGATGTCGTAACGGACACCCCTGCCGGAGAAGAAACCGCCGCTACTGAGGCTGCTGCCACGGAGGTCGCTCCTGTGGAGACCGAAGCCCCTGCCCCCGCCACTGAAGCTGCCAAGCAGGAGGCGGCCACAACTAACGCCCCTGCCATCCACACCGAGGCCCCGGCGGTGCCCGAAGCCGAGGCCACGACAGCTGCAGAGGCTAAGGAGGCGGTGGAGGTGGAGGAACCAGAGG AGGGTATGGGCTCTGGACAAGTGGTTGGTATTGGGATTGGTGCATTGGTGGCAGTGATCGTTGTCATTGCCGTGGTGATCGCCGTGGTGAGGAGAATGGGCAAATACTC CCCCTGA